The proteins below come from a single Eucalyptus grandis isolate ANBG69807.140 chromosome 3, ASM1654582v1, whole genome shotgun sequence genomic window:
- the LOC104436432 gene encoding uncharacterized protein LOC104436432, with translation MENITASEIAGFGVGTLLLCATIAAPRVDSFISASQRSSLGMCTKCGDLKLIACSTCRGVGSVKEGGLIGFNFVDDIYQSLGGDESGGKTTPCTKCRARGHFRCPNCSKSQ, from the exons atggagaacaTAACAGCAAGTGAGATTGCAGGTTTTGGGGTGGGCACTCTGCTTCTGTGTGCCACAATTGCTGCTCCAAGAGTTGACTCTTTCATTTCTGCTTCACAGAGGAG CTCACTCGGTATGTGCACGAAATGCGGTGACCTGAAGCTAATAGCATGCTCAACATGTCGTGGAGTTGGATCGGTCAAGGAAGGCGGGCTTATCGGATTCAATTTCGTGGACGATATATATCAATCGCTTGGTGGCGATGAATCAGGTGGGAAAACCACACCATGCACGAAGTGTCGAGCTAGAGGTCATTTTCGTTGCCCGAATTGCTCTAAGTCGCAGTAA
- the LOC104436431 gene encoding acyl-CoA-binding protein encodes MTACSARQASIFRRGEKTRKGKEGKKLQVGRSWLNHQTYHPRKISLVRIALPGRCELAFKREEEDPSWPQSAEKKMALEDEFKEYAEKAKSLPASTKDADKLVLYGLYKQATIGAVNTSRPGFFSPAERAKWDAWKAVEGKSKEEAMADYITKVKELQEVPST; translated from the exons ATGACGGCATGTTCCGCTCGCCAAGCATCCATTTTTCGCAGGggggaaaaaacaagaaagggaaaagaagggaaaaagctaCAAGTAGGCCGAAGTTGGCTCAACCATCAGACGTACCACCCAAGAAAGATCTCTCTTGTTCGCATCGCCTTGCCAGGCCGATGCGAGCTCGCTTTTAAACGAGAGGAAGAGGACCCTTCGTGGCCCCAGTCTGCTGAAAAGAAGATGGCTTTAGAG GATGAGTTCAAGGAATACGCAGAGAAGGCCAAGTCGTTGCCCGCGAGCACGAAAGATGCAGACAAGCTGGTGCTCTATGGGCTGTACAAGCAAGCCACCATAGGAGCTGTCAATACCA GTCGGCCCGGCTTCTTCAGCCCTGCGGAGAGGGCGAAATGGGATGCTTGGAAAGCAGTTGAAG GGAAGAGCAAGGAAGAAGCAATGGCTGATTATATCACCAAGGTGAAGGAGCTGCAGGAAGTGCCCTCCACATGA
- the LOC104436429 gene encoding mediator of RNA polymerase II transcription subunit 20a, with amino-acid sequence MPLKWVLQWQPNPGTTVNSQILAEVSQCVEGINGVKEGRWKATLTYYKPILRDQAMSPEMPRDFIGMSLPEQPSKYYFTLRSHRIVVESDVSVQNIMEKLQSYKSRVALIFEGFQYQLGDFQLRVGKVVPSHSENLRGIVMEVEYLPISSLEKSRRIMEEFIEIWQEALSKRSLPGHFIHVEPNFSEFGLSDHYTSQHTAVQYATVMAQLIASAQAVSTVRN; translated from the exons ATGCCTCTCAAGTG GGTTCTGCAGTGGCAGCCGAATCCGGGGACGACGGTGAACAGCCAGATCCTCGCGGAGGTCTCGCAGTGCGTCGAGGGCATCAATGGCGTCAAGGAAGGCAGGTGGAAGGCTACTCTCACCTACTACAAGCCTATACTTCGAG ACCAGGCGATGTCGCCGGAGATGCCCCGGGATTTCATCGGCATGTCGCTGCCGGAGCAGCCGAGTAAGTACTACTTCACGCTCCGGAGTCACCGGATAGTCGTCGAGTCTGATGTCTCTGTTCAAAACATAATGGAGAAGCTGCAGTCTTACAAATCGAGAGTCGCGCTCATATTTGAG GGATTTCAGTATCAACTCGGTGACTTTCAGTTGAGAGTGGGGAAAGTTGTTCCGAGTCATTCCGAGAATTTGAGAGGGATCGTTATGGAG GTGGAGTATTTGCCAATCTCTTCATTGGAAAAGTCCAGACGAATCATGGAAGAGTTCATTGAAATATGGCAAGAAGCATTGTCAAAAAGATCATTGCCAGGTCATTTTATTCATGTAGAACCGAACTTTTCAGAATTTGGCCTCTCAGACCACTATACTTCACAACACACAGCTGTTCAGTATGCTACTGTAATGGCTCAATTGATTGCCTCTGCACAAGCTGTGTCAACTGTGAGAAACTAA
- the LOC104436430 gene encoding transcription factor MYB1: MGRSPCCSKEGLNRGAWTAQEDRILTNYIKAHGEGRWRNLPKKAGLQRCGKSCRLRWLNYLRPDIKRGNISPDEEELIIRLHKLLGNRWSLIAGRLPGRTDNEIKNYWNTNLGRKVQSNTPTNSQSRSGHVDQLSPNHQRDDDRPRKVKSPRHSETSKMSTDDNSASESPSSKPDARSVKTNAFKCSKVLIDPPPEQELHRNEDPINTDFAASAAVDPAPTGVLPPFTGNIPADLSMDDFEIGDICLSEFLNSDTSSIANQGQFNSNNSITISDDLFADDSQVQGLGWAALSSDSVPDNHQANAGPNFHQAFASFLDYNGGDQWL; the protein is encoded by the exons ATGGGAAGAAGCCCTTGTTGCTCCAAGGAGGGCTTGAACAGAGGAGCGTGGACGGCTCAAGAAGACAGGATCCTCACCAACTACATCAAGGCTCACGGCGAGGGCAGGTGGAGGAACCTCCCCAAGAAAGCAG GGTTGCAGAGATGTGGCAAGAGTTGCAGGCTGCGATGGTTGAACTACCTGAGGCCTGACATCAAAAGAGGCAACATATCTCCCGATGAGGAAGAGCTCATCATCAGGCTTCACAAGCTTTTGGGGAACAG ATGGTCTCTGATAGCCGGGAGACTTCCAGGGCGAACAGACAATGAAATAAAGAACTACTGGAACACCAACTTAGGCAGGAAGGTCCAGAGCAATACCCCAACCAACTCGCAATCTCGCAGTGGTCATGTCGATCAATTATCCCCAAATCATCAACGTGACGATGATCGACCCCGCAAAGTAAAGAGCCCGAGACATTCCGAGACATCGAAAATGTCTACCGACGATAATAGTGCGTCTGAGTCGCCATCAAGTAAGCCCGATGCTCGTTCGGTCAAGACCAATGCGTTCAAGTGCTCCAAGGTCCTCATCGACCCACCGCCAGAACAAGAACTTCACCGAAATGAAGATCCTATCAACACGGACTTTGCAGCATCGGCGGCAGTGGACCCGGCTCCCACCGGAGTCTTGCCGCCATTCACGGGGAATATTCCGGCGGATCTGTCGATGGATGACTTTGAGATTGGGGATATCTGCTTGTCAGAGTTCCTGAATTCGGACACATCGAGCATCGCTAACCAAGGTCAATTCAACAGCAATAACAGCATCACGATCAGTGACGATCTGTTCGCTGATGATAGCCAAGTGCAAGGTCTGGGTTGGGCAGCACTGAGCAGTGACAGTGTTCCTGATAATCATCAAGCAAATGCTGGTCCCAACTTCCATCAGGCTTTTGCCTCCTTTCTTGACTATAATGGAGGAGACCAGTGGCTTTGA